The following proteins are co-located in the Prionailurus viverrinus isolate Anna chromosome A1, UM_Priviv_1.0, whole genome shotgun sequence genome:
- the IRF1 gene encoding interferon regulatory factor 1 yields the protein MPITRMRMRPWLEMQINSNQIPGLIWINKEEMIFQIPWKHAAKHGWDINKDACLFRSWAIHTGRYKAGEKEPDPKTWKANFRCAMNSLPDIEEVKDQSRNKGSSAVRVYRMLPPLTKNQRKERKSKSSRDAKTKAKRKSCGDSSPDTFSDGLSSSTLPDDHSSYTAQGYIGQDLEVERALTPALSPCTVSSTLPEWHIPVDIVPDSTSDLYNFQVSPMPSTSEATTDEDEEGKLTEDIMKLLEQTGWQPTNVDGKGYLLNEPGAQPPSFYGDFSCKEEPEVDRPGGFIGLIASDLKNMDNSWLDSLLPPVRLPSIQAIPCAP from the exons ATGCCCATCACTCGGATGCGCATGAGACCCTGGCTAGAGATGCAGATTAATTCCAACCAAATCCCAGGGCTGATCTGGATTAATAAA GAGGAGATGATCTTCCAGATTCCATGGAAGCATGCTGCCAAGCATGGCTGGGACATCAACAAAGATGCCTGTCTGTTCCGAAGCTGGGCCATTCACACAG GCCGATACAAAGCAGGGGAAAAGGAGCCGGATCCCAAGACATGGAAGGCTAACTTTCGCTGTGCCATGAACTCCCTGCCAGACATTGAGGAAGTGAAGGACCAGAGCAGGAACAAAGGCAGCTCAGCTGTGCGGGTGTACCGGATGCTCCCACCCCTCACCAAGAACCAGAGGAAAG AGAGAAAGTCCAAGTCCAGCCGAGATGCTAAGACCAAGGCCAAGAGGAAG TCATGTGGTGACTCCAGTCCTGATACCTTCTCCGATGGACTCAGCAGCTCGACCCTGCCTGATGACCACAGCAGCTACACAGCTCAGGGCTACATTGGGCAGGACTTAGAGGTTGAGCGGGCCCTTACTCCAG CCCTGTCACCGTGTACTGTTAGTAGCACTCTCCCTGAATGGCACATCCCAGTGGATATTGTGCCAGACAGCACCAGTGACCTGTACAACTTCCAGGTGTCACCTATGCCCTCCACCTCTGAAG CCACAACAGATGAGGACGAGGAAGGGAAATTAACTGAGGACATCATGAAG CTCTTGGAGCAGACGGGATGGCAGCCAACAAATGTGGATGGGAAGGGGTACCTGCTCAATGAACCCGGGGCCCAGCCCCCGTCTTTCTATGGAGATTTCAGCTGCAAGGAGGAGCCAGAAGTTGACCGCCCTGGGG GGTTTATCGGGCTGATAGCTTCAGATCTGAAGAACATGGACAACAGCTGGCTGGACAGCCTGTTGCCCCCAGTCAGGCTGCCCTCCATCCAGGCCATTCCTTGTGCACCGTAG